GCGCGCCGTTGTAGAAGCGCAGGTACGACCCAGCGCGGAACTGCCGCGTGTAGACCGGGTAGGTGCGGCCCGCCAGCTTGCTGGGGCGCTGCATCTTCACCGCCAGCGTCTGGCTGTCGGTGCTCCAGCTCACCCCGGCGTACACCGAGCCGTCGCCATCGGCGGCGCGCCGCTCGGTCACCTTGCCCTTGGGGAAGTCGAGCGTGACTAGGCGGTTGCCCTGCAGCCAGGGGTTCTGCGCGGGCGGCAGGTTGCCGGTCACGTCGCGGTACGAGCTTTCCGAGAGCAGCGCGCCATCGTAGCGCGCGCGCAGCGGGTCGAGCCGGTAGCCATCCACCACCATCGCGAACTGGTTGCCATCCAGGCTGAAGCTCATATCCAGCGGCACATAGCCCGGCTCCAATGTCGCGACATCGTGCGAGTCGCCCGTCTCGGTGTCCACCACCGAGAACTTCGCGCCGATCGCAGGGGCGATCGCGCCATCGGCCAGCGAGTCGAAGGACTCGGCGAAATCGGCCACGGCGCGGCCCCGCGAGCCTGCGGGCAGCGGCTTGAGCATGCCCACACGCGCCACAGCCTGGCGCAGCGTCTCGCTGTGGCGGTCGGCCTGGGTGGGCAGCTTGACCACCGTCGAGCCGCCGGGGACGTTGGGCACGTTTTCGGGCACGGTGACGACCAGCGCCTTGCGCCCGCCGGGCGACACCAGCACCGGCACCGTGCTCAGGTCGTCGCTTGAGGCCAAGATCTCGCCGATGCCGCTGCTGCGGTCGATCCCGACCAGCACCTGGCCGCCCGAGTAGGTGACGCCGTAGAAGCACAGCGTCTCATCGCCCAGCCAGAAGAAGTTGGAGATGATGTCCAGCCCATCGTCGAAGCCGACCAGGCCCTGGAACGGGGTCTTCTCGCCGCTGCGAATGTCGAGGAAGAGCGCCTCGGTGGCGGTCACAGCGAAGATCGTCTGGTCGTCGTCGCTCACCGGGCTGAACAGCGGCGTGTAGACCGGCGCGCTCTGCAGGTCGGCGATCCTCTTCACCTCGTCGGCAGGCAGAATATTGGGGATGTCGCCATTTCTGCCGTCGATCAGGTAGATGTTGTTGCCCTCATCTTTCACCACTGGGTCGTCGTCGCCAGCGTGCGCGGGGGCGATAGGCGCGATCGCCGTCGCCAGCGCCAGCGCGAGGATCGCGAGCCGTGTGTGTCGCATTGCATTCTCCCGATAGTCGCTTCCGTGGGGCGGGGCACGTCTCGGTGCTGGCAGGTAGCTCGCAGCAGGCATACATGTCAGCACGCTTGATTGGGCTGATTCACACCCAACGACAGAAGACGGTACGATAGATAGAACGTTGGGCGATCACAACTTCCGGGATATATACGCGCTCGATCGGCATCCGTTTCATCTCAGGCCCGCCTACCTCACGCATCATGGCATCATCAAAAAGGAAGGTAGTGGATCACAATGCCCAGCAGCCCGCCGCCCAGCACCACCCAGGCCGAGTTGAGCCTGTAGCGAAACAGGATGACGCCCGCGACCAGCGCCAGCGCCACGGTCCACCCATCCACCAGCGCGGCCTGGCCCAGCTGCAGCAGCACCGCCGCCATCAGGCCCACCGCCGCGACGTTCACGCCATCCAGAAAGGCGCTCATCCACGGCGAGCCGCGCAGGATGGGCAGCAGCGGGTTGATCGCCGCCACAAACACAAATGAGGGCAGGAAGATCGCGACCGTGGCCACCGCAGCGCCCGGCAGGCCCGCCAGCAGATAGCCCACAAAGGTGGCGGTGGTGAACACCGGCCCGGGCGTAAACTGGCCGACGGCCACGGCGTCGAGCAGCTGCTGGTTGCTCAGCCAGCCCAGCCGCACCACAAACTCGTTGCGCATAAACGCCAGCAGCACATAGCCGCTGCCGTACAGCAGCCCGCCAATGCGCAGGAAGCTCCAGAACAGCTGATCGAGCGTGACAGGCGCGGCCTGGGCCAGGGCCAGCGGCGCGAGGCCCCACACTGGCAGCGCCGCGCGCACCCGCCCCAGCGGGCGGCCCAGGTTGCGCAGCAGCATCACCAGCGCGCCGCCGCCAAACAGCAGCGCCAGCTCGTTCGCGCCCAGCAGCGCCAGGGCCAGCACGCCCGCGCCCACGGCGGCCAGCAGCCTGCCCTTCACCGCCGTCTTCAGCAGGCCCCACAGCGCCTGGGCCACAATCACGATGATCACCGGCTTCACGCCGTAGAGCAGCCAGCCCGCCGCCGGCAGCGCGCCAAACGCCACATAGGCCCAGGCCAGCCCCAGCACGATCAGCGCGGCGGGCAGGATGAAGCACACGCCCGAGGCGATCATGCCACGCCAGCCCGCCCGCTCGCGCCCGATGTGGATGAACATCTCGGTGGAGTTCGGCCCAGGGATGAGGTACGTCGCCCCGAGCATGTCGAGAAAGCGCTCGTCGCTCATCCAGCCGCGTCGCGCCACCACCTCCTCGCGCAGCATGGCGATGTGCGCCGCCGGGCCGCCGAAGGCCGTGAAGCCGAGCCGCAGCGCCAGCAGCGCCACCTCGACCAGCTCGCCACGCGCAGCCACCTGCGCGATCCTGTGCTCCTGCGCCACTGCTACCCCCTATGGCTGCGCTCGCCGCTCCACGATGGGCAGCGCATCGACGGTGAATACCCCCCGCTGGCTGGTGAACTGCAGCGATGCGCTGTGGCCCTGCTGCTGCGAGACGCCATAGACCTGATGGTCGAGCGTGTCGTACAGCGTCAGGGTGCCGACAGCCAGCACCGCGAGCCGCCGCAGCGCGGGGAAGAAGGCGTAGCGCACATCCCCCTGGCCGCCGCTGGCGGCGGGCTGGCCCATGTCGGCGGGCCACCACGGCGCGGAGAACCCCACTAGGCCGGCCAGCGCCGCCGGGGGGCGGCTGGGCGGCGTGCGCTCGCCCGCCTGGGCCTGCGCGGCCTGGCGCAGCGCCTCGGCCAGCAGCCCTACCCGCGCCTGAAGCTCGGCGTTGCCGATCTGGCCGATCATCAGCAGGCCGCCCGCCTGCCACTGGCCCATGCCGCCTAGCTCGGGGTGCTGAAACTGCGCCATCCTGCCGCCGCCGCGCACCATGGCCTGCTGCAGCGCGCGCACCGCGCCCTGGCTGAAGCCGTAGCGCTCGGCCAAGGCCGCGATCAGCCGCTCGTCTGCATCTGCCGTCATCTGCACCTCGCTTGTGCTGCTGTGTGTCGCCACAGCGCTATGGTAGGGGAAAATGGCCAGAAGGGCAA
The genomic region above belongs to Chloroflexia bacterium SDU3-3 and contains:
- a CDS encoding prolyl oligopeptidase family serine peptidase, with the protein product MRHTRLAILALALATAIAPIAPAHAGDDDPVVKDEGNNIYLIDGRNGDIPNILPADEVKRIADLQSAPVYTPLFSPVSDDDQTIFAVTATEALFLDIRSGEKTPFQGLVGFDDGLDIISNFFWLGDETLCFYGVTYSGGQVLVGIDRSSGIGEILASSDDLSTVPVLVSPGGRKALVVTVPENVPNVPGGSTVVKLPTQADRHSETLRQAVARVGMLKPLPAGSRGRAVADFAESFDSLADGAIAPAIGAKFSVVDTETGDSHDVATLEPGYVPLDMSFSLDGNQFAMVVDGYRLDPLRARYDGALLSESSYRDVTGNLPPAQNPWLQGNRLVTLDFPKGKVTERRAADGDGSVYAGVSWSTDSQTLAVKMQRPSKLAGRTYPVYTRQFRAGSYLRFYNGALDEIRRIERAEIGDVYLDINFISPDELIIQSQSKMNRHPFYYNWRSGEFRDIADRPGYFAPVIATHRTKEIVFSYSSFTEPTDLYRMSVDGNAFARLTWDSEPIHQLSKVKQYPVSFTLRDRTTHEGVLLLPADAAFPPKKLPIVVWQEGGPTSTVDNRWVALVESPFALLPNFGFGVLVVPLYGRYGYSSAAFNALADKNNFGQIDIDAQAEIAQQLRSRGWASKVGITGCSYGGYFTTQSLVSHPTTYDAAHTMCSLVDLITEWSRGYAALAPWMEGLPPQAALDEYRRDSPIYNVGKLRTPLLAFHGNNDFLPVTIMENFMLQVVNNKVPAKLLKFADAGHGFPSTTANARKYELFGAQEQIQWFRTYLSN
- a CDS encoding SHOCT domain-containing protein, whose amino-acid sequence is MTADADERLIAALAERYGFSQGAVRALQQAMVRGGGRMAQFQHPELGGMGQWQAGGLLMIGQIGNAELQARVGLLAEALRQAAQAQAGERTPPSRPPAALAGLVGFSAPWWPADMGQPAASGGQGDVRYAFFPALRRLAVLAVGTLTLYDTLDHQVYGVSQQQGHSASLQFTSQRGVFTVDALPIVERRAQP
- the chrA gene encoding chromate efflux transporter; translated protein: MAQVAARGELVEVALLALRLGFTAFGGPAAHIAMLREEVVARRGWMSDERFLDMLGATYLIPGPNSTEMFIHIGRERAGWRGMIASGVCFILPAALIVLGLAWAYVAFGALPAAGWLLYGVKPVIIVIVAQALWGLLKTAVKGRLLAAVGAGVLALALLGANELALLFGGGALVMLLRNLGRPLGRVRAALPVWGLAPLALAQAAPVTLDQLFWSFLRIGGLLYGSGYVLLAFMRNEFVVRLGWLSNQQLLDAVAVGQFTPGPVFTTATFVGYLLAGLPGAAVATVAIFLPSFVFVAAINPLLPILRGSPWMSAFLDGVNVAAVGLMAAVLLQLGQAALVDGWTVALALVAGVILFRYRLNSAWVVLGGGLLGIVIHYLPF